A genomic stretch from Poecilia reticulata strain Guanapo linkage group LG20, Guppy_female_1.0+MT, whole genome shotgun sequence includes:
- the LOC103456971 gene encoding zinc finger protein 347-like produces the protein MQQNSHSEVKPCSCEKCGEDFISSTDLKKHQLIHSGVKSFTCETCSESFRLRRDLKTHEQIHSGNKSYSCNDCGKSFRTEKQVTAHRVVHTGEKPFRCDQCGKTFSHKSSIYLHKRTHSADPEKQLPCDQCGKTYRNSLNLNAHKRLHTKPQRYSCNECGKTFANRLHFGDHQMVHSGLNPYRCDKCGKCFIVSTSLKKHLLLHMAEKPFVCDECGKGFICKTSLRTHQLLHTGVKPHNCEECGKCFTTRVKLKTHQRFHVQGRCFICEQCGKAFHTKSNLTRHQRVHTGVKSFWCGZCGKSFRHEGNLKRHSFLHTDRRFSCDACGGTFTEWDQLKAHQIIHRGGRPYCCGLCGKLFIRKISLVAHQRIHTGDEPYKCEQCGKVFSRTDRLRAHQKTHSEEKPYSCEQCGKTFKLSRYLKRHKKTHSSKPAV, from the coding sequence ATGCAACAGAATAGTCACTCTGAGGTGAAACCATGCAGCTGTGAGAAGTGTGGGGAAGATTTCATCTCTTCCACCGACctaaaaaaacatcagctgatCCACAGTGGGGTTAAGTCATTCACCTGTGAGACGTGTTCAGAGTCTTTCAGACTCAGAAGGGATTTAAAGACTCATGAACAAATCCACAGTGGGAAYAAGTCATACAGCTGTAATGATTGTGGAAAAAGCTTCCGCACAGAAAARCAAGTCACAGCCCACAGAGTTGTCCACACTGGAGAAAAACCTTTCAGATGTGACCAGTGTGGAAAAACGTTCAGTCATAAATCAAGCATTTATCTCCATAAGCGAACCCACTCAGCAGACCCAGAGAAGCAGCTCCCCTGTGATCAGTGTGGAAAGACTTATAGAAATTCTCTAAACCTGAATGCCCATAAACGATTACACACTAAACCACAACGATACTCTTGCAATGAGTGTGGAAAAACCTTTGCAAATCGTCTTCACTTTGGAGACCACCAGATGGTTCACAGTGGATTAAACCCCTACAGATGTGACaagtgtggaaaatgtttcataGTAAGCACYTCTTTAAAGAAACATCTCCTCCTCCACATGGCTGAGAAGCCATTTGTCTGYGATGAGTGTGGAAAGGGTTTTATTTGTAAGACTAGCCTCAGAACCCATCAGCTTCTCCACACTGGAGTTAAACCCCACAACTGTGAAGAATGTGGAAAGTGTTTCACAACAAGAGTCAAGTTAAAAACCCATCAGAGATTTCATGTTCAGGGGAGATGCTTCATCTGCGAACAGTGTGGGAAGGCTTTCCACACCAAATCAAATCTCACAAGACATCAGAGGGTTCACACTGGAGTTAAATCATTTTGGTGTGGGSAGTGTGGAAAATCATTCAGGCATGAAGGAAAYTTAAAAAGACACAGCTTCCTCCACACTGACAGAAGGTTctcctgtgatgcatgtggggGAACCTTCACTGAGTGGGACCAGCTGAAAGCACATCAGATCATCCATAGGGGAGGAAGACCATACTGCTGTGGTCTCTGTGGGAAACTCTTCATCCGGAAGATATCCTTAGTGGCTCATCAACGCATTCACACTGGAGATGAACCATACAAATGTGAGCAGTGTGGGAAAGTCTTCAGCCGAACTGACCGCCTCAGAGCCCACCAGAAGACCCACTCTGAGGAGAAACCATACAGCTGTGAGCAGTGTGGGAAGACTTTCAAACTGTCCCGTTATCTAAAACGACATAAGAAGACTCACAGCAGCAAACCAGCAGTCTAG